A DNA window from Myxocyprinus asiaticus isolate MX2 ecotype Aquarium Trade chromosome 15, UBuf_Myxa_2, whole genome shotgun sequence contains the following coding sequences:
- the LOC127452925 gene encoding unconventional myosin-Ie-like, with product MGSKEKYHWQTQNVKVSGVDDMVLLSKISEDAITDNLKKRYMDDFIFTYIGPVLISVNPFKQLPYFSDREIELYQGAAQYENPPHIYALADNMYRNMMIDSENQCVIISGESGAGKTVAAKYIMSYISKVSGGGPKVQHVKDIILQSNPLLEAFGNAKTVRNNNSSRFGKYFEIQFSRGGEPDGGKISNFLLEKSRVVSQNHGERNFHIYYQLLEGATKEQRENLGITTPDYYFYLNQSSTYTVEDISDKKEFADTVAAMSVVGLSIEDQDTVLQIVAGILHLGNIAFREEGNYAVVESEDFLAFPSYLLGINQDGLKKKLTSRIMDSKWGGKTESISVTLNTEQASFSRNALSKALYSRLFDYLVDAINKAMQKDHEELNVGVLDIYGFEIFQKNGFEQFCINFVNEKLQQIFIELTLKAEQEEYVQEGIKWTPIEYFNNKVVCDLIESKVNPPGIMSILDDVCATMHAKGEGADQTLLQKLQSQIGTHEHFNSWNKGFIVHHYAGKVSYDVSGFCERNRDVLFNDIIELMQSSEFPFIKDLFPENLEAEKKGRPTTAGSKIKKQANNLVQTLMKCTPHYIRCIKPNETKKPRDWEESRVKHQVEYLGLRENIRVRRAGYAFRRVFKKFLQRYAILTKESWPQWRGDEKQGVLHLLKSVNMDSDQYQLGKTKIFIKAPESLFLLEEMRERKYNGYARVIQQAWRKHIAVRKYVRMREEASDLLLNKKERRKNSLNRNFVGDYLGTDNHPEIRQFVGRRERIDFADVVVKYDRRFKTVKRDLILTPKFVYLIGREKVKQGPEKGQIREVLKRKIEVEKIQSVSLSTLQDDIFILHEEQYDSVLQSVFKTEFLSLLYKRYEEKTRKKLPLKFNNLLEFKVKKGGWGPFASAGSRQIQFQMGQGDEAVLKPTSKILTVSIGPGLPKNARPTRRDNRKSRYIGNQKRNVGQYSHEPSKIDGKGRGTQRLQPSVRNSVLLRQSSMDQPTLPRFQGSRHSQRESQIYTEMGFMNVPDQGVAGMHRRQSKEYKPPPGSGRPKPSPKPKPRTLQCKALYTYDAQDTDELSFQVDDIIEIIYEDPSGWWQGRLRGKEGMFPGNYVKKI from the exons ATG GGGAGCAAAGAGAAATATCACTGGCAGACTCAGAATGTGAAGGTCAGCGGTGTGGATGACATGGTCCTTCTCTCCAAGATCAGCGAAGATGCCATCACAGATAACCTCAAGAAAAGATACATGGATGACTTCATTTTT ACATACATTGGTCCTGTGCTGATATCAGTGAACCCTTTCAAACAGCTGCCATATTTCTCAGACCGTGAGATTGAGCTGTATCAGGGAGCT GCACAGTATGAGAATCCCCCCCACATCTACGCTCTGGCTGACAACATGTACCGCAACATGATGATTGACTCGGAGAACCAATGTGTTATTATCAG TGGAGAGAGTGGCGCAGGAAAGACAGTGGCAGCCAAGTACATTATGAGCTACATTTCGAAAGTGTCTGGTGGCGGGCCTAAAGTTCAG CATGTTAAAGACATCATTCTCCAGTCCAATCCCCTCCTGGAGGCTTTTGGGAATGCCAAGACTGTCCGCAACAACAACTCCAGTCGCTTT ggaaaatattttgaaattcagTTCAGCCGAGGAGGAGAACCTGATGGTGGAAAAATCTCAAACTTCCTGCTGGAAAAATCCAGAGTCGTGTCTCAGAACCACGGCGAAAGGAATTTCCATATATATTACCAG CTCTTGGAAGGGGCCACGAAAGAGCAGAGAGAAAATTTAGGCATTACCACCCCTGACTACTACTTCTATTTAAACCAATCCAGCACCTACACTGTGGAGGACATCAGTGACAAGAAGGAGTTTGCAGACACTGTG gCAGCTATGTCAGTGGTGGGTCTGTCCATTGAAGATCAGGACACTGTGCTGCAGATTGTGGCAGGAATTCTTCATCTTGGCAACATTGCTTTTAGAGAAGAAGGCAACTATGCTGTGGTGGAGAGTGAAGACT TCCTGGCATTCCCGTCATACCTGTTGGGAATCAATCAAGATGGTCTAAAGAAAAAACTAACCAGTCGCATAATGGACAGCAAGTGGGGTGGCAAGACAGAGAGTATTTCTGTCACCCTGAACACGGAGCAGGCCTCCTTCAGTCGGAACGCCCTGTCCAAAGCACTTTATTCTAGACTCTTTGACTACCTTGTTGAT GCTATAAACAAGGCTATGCAGAAAGACCACGAGGAGTTAAATGTTGGAGTTCTGGACATATATGGCTTTGAAATCTTTCAG aaaaatggATTTGAGCAGTTCTGTATTAACTTTGTAAATGAAAAACTGCAGCAGATTTTTATCGAGCTCACACTGAAAGCAGAGCAG GAAGAGTATGTGCAGGAAGGAATCAAATGGACCCCCATtgaatactttaataacaaaGTTGTATGTGACTTGATTGAGTCCAAAGTG AATCCTCCTGGTATCATGAGCATCCTGGATGACGTGTGTGCCACCATGCATGCAAAAGGAGAGGGTGCAGATCAGACTCTGCTGCAGAAACTGCAGTCGCAAATCGGCACTCATGAGCATTTCAACAGCTGGAACAAGGGTTTCATAGTTCACCACTATGCTGGCAAG GTGTCTTATGATGTGAGTGGCTTCTGTGAAAGGAACAGGGATGTGTTGTTCAATGACATCATCGAGCTCATGCAGAGCAGTGAGTT CCCATTCATCAAAGATTTGTTCCCAGAAAACCTTGAGGCTGAGAAGAAGGGCCGTCCCACCACTGCAGGTTCAAAGATCAAG AAACAGGCAAATAATCTGGTCCAGACTCTTATGAAATGCACCCCTCACTACATTCGATGCATCAAGCCCAACGAGACAAAAAAACCTCGCGACTGGGAGGAGAGTCGTGTGAAACACCAGGTGGAGTATCTGGGACTGCGGGAGAACATCCGTGTGCGCAGGGCCGGTTACGCATTCCGTCGTGTCTTTAAGAAATTCCTGCAAAG ATATGCTATCTTGACCAAAGAATCTTGGCCTCAGTGGCGTGGAGATGAGAAACAGGGTGTCCTACACCTTTTAAAATCTGTCAACATGGATTCAGACCAGTACCAGCTGGGCAAGACCAAAATCTTCATCAAGGCCCCTGaatct TTGTTTCTATTGGAAGAGATGAGGGAAAGAAAGTACAATGGATATGCTCGAGTAATCCAGCAAGCCTGGCGCAAGCACATCGCTGTGCGCAAATATGTCCGCATGCGAGAGGAAG CGTCTGACCTCCTGTTGAATAAGAAGGAGAGACGAAAGAACAGTCTGAACCGCAATTTCGTTGGCGACTACCTCGGTACGGACAACCATCCAGAGATTCGGCAGTTCGTGGGACGCAGGGAGAGGATCGACTTTGCTGACGTTGTGGTCAAATACGATCGCAGGTTTAAG ACTGTCAAGCGTGATCTCATTCTCACCCCTAAGTTCGTTTATCTGATTGGACGGGAGAAGGTGAAACAGGGTCCTGAGAAAGGGCAGATTCGGGAGGTCTTGAAGAGGAAGATCGAGGTGGAGAAGATCCAGTCTGTTTCTCTTAG CACACTACAGGATGACATTTTCATATTGCATGAAGAGCAGTATGATAGTGTGCTGCAGTCTGTCTTTAAAACAGAGTTCCTCAGTTTGCTGTACAAGCGTTATGAAGAAAAAACCCGGAAAAAATTGCCACTTAAGTTCAACAACCT ACTTGAATTTAAGGTTAAGAAAGGTGGCTGGGGTCCGTTTGCCTCTGCTGGTTCTCGTCAGATCCAGTTTCAGATGGGACAGGGCGATGAGGCAGTTCTGAAGCCCACCAGTAAGATCTTAACTGTCAGCATTGGACCAGGTCTCCCTAAAAATGCAA GACCCACTCGCCGTGACAACCGAAAAAGCAGGTATATTGGAAACCAGAAACGCAACGTTGGCCAGTATTCACATG AACCTTCTAAGATTGATGGTAAAGGAAGAGGAACCCAGCGCCTGCAGCCCTCTGTTAGGAACTCTGTTCTGCTTCGGCAGTCCAGTATGGATCAGCCCACCCTTCCCCGATTCCAGGGATCTCGCCACAGTCAGCGCGAAAGCCAGATCTACACCGAAATGGGCTTCATGAATGTTCCTGACCAAGGCGTGGCAGG AATGCATCGCAGACAATCGAAAGAGTACAAGCCTCCCCCTGGGTCAGGGCGACCTAAACCCAGCCCCAAACCTAAACCCCGCACCCTACAATGCAAAGCACTGTACACCTATGATGCCCAGGACACAGACGAACTCAGTTTTCAAGTAGATGATATCATAGAAATAATATATGAAG ACCCCTCAGGTTGGTGGCAAGGCCGTCTGCGAGGAAAGGAAGGCATGTTTCCTGGCAACTATGTTAAGAAGATCTAA